One Pseudoliparis swirei isolate HS2019 ecotype Mariana Trench chromosome 4, NWPU_hadal_v1, whole genome shotgun sequence genomic window carries:
- the map1aa gene encoding microtubule-associated protein 1A isoform X2, whose product MDGVTEFTEYVSETVDVPSSFDLLEPPTSGGFLKLSKPCCYIFPGGRGDSALFAVNGFNILVDGGSDRKSCFWKLVRHLDRIDSVLLTHIGADNLPGINGLFQRKVAEQEEARNQGSGSSSLISPELGIVFFNIPEKLRMPESTLKVKRSIEEASLTLQYLNKLGITPEPLHRVVGNTIEPITLFHKLGVGKLDMYVLNPVKESKEMQFLMQKWAGNSKAKTGITMANGKEGEISVPYLTSVTALIVWIPHRPTERIVRVLFPGNAPQNKIFEGLEKLKHLDFLRYPVATQKEMSSGAPPPVIKQTKMRSRTDSKESLKSSPKPHSKTTKKEAGGQEEESKSEITKENKVEKKEEKKFKSLKATKQQKNIEVAPVAAKTEKKKIPKEKTAKNEKVSKMDEKKDKEKKEIKKEKHEVKKDDNIRKEEKKESKKKDPSKPELRKITKPDLKPLTPEVRKTLHKAKTQAKPKMDKNKAVKEEAHEKKPVQNIPQEIAAAALADRSIVSSPEDLTEDFKALKLEEMSKVKPEPIQNDVVFGHSLHTETKVPSLVFHDEKVSAPATDAKSSSPKSPVEPIKDDKYKHDAVRVAAAEKEEASNGFDKKYEEEKMEKYDEYLAEDDVRDRSKKSESSEEEGDVIEKADLEGTEDDEFPKYKTEEAKREKTGKEWDTKPADVKPPSATAPCGQAAASVSEQFSFIQDETIPGYSETEHTISDEDIHEEPEDRIPQLHYDVASYEISVPDVPGTFDSMHGIKEMKCPGLADVKPRAFAGGHEHELAHYPSVLAAPLAEEEHISSATSITEYDKLSSVATSVAEDQSIASVTAAQTEEAGKNSLLLDTINSLPSRAEAAQGKDYLHSAGTISPTSSLEDDKCFKSPSSDEYQPIIPEMEGDAKIKLVHEEDDEDEEDEDEDQTPNVDFPLGKLQEGYEHAAFMMLQEKQKSPSDTFSPPPPLFSTLQYSPTQAVKENQSLFSSEEFKTDIKPISPPPPFSPRLELDFHLRQESEERCLSPDDSTMKLASPTQSVPTSSGYSPTEEKPFKIEDKDEADKSANDSTAFIGDKTASEESEESSEDNEEEDDSYTKKDLQPTVKAKLMEAKEGCFLDDDFASEAKSTKVETEVKSSDKTQVSFGTEKPQSEEMYSDEDEEDEQDDDFQSGEGSHKPSSTDQSKVDLDKESEEEIDDALMEQDKSVHFSLYNYPEKEGKEKALYIRQDTPYVHGKTFSYADIYGSEDSDSYRQESFDKAEKDSAKGEVDSQKPEPTPAPVATTDKMSEKEGSTVSSGKESPVSPWLDSKSTSAIPPYEEVQREEAFGYDAGSRFPSVADRPEASSTSLSPDDSLRSQTDGTKPQKYSSTTLFDAAAAGYNNKGGCLEVDMRKLTARDEEDDDDDVVDEDDEDEEDEEDEDDDDDYGGVAVDSHMEKGAEEKSEKEVKSPISEMFGSKRPEFMVSMAGYGYNSQGLPSNSSSLAKTEHEAKTDSSSLGGKPTDLGATGFSGYSSGFEYSYGSGEKDLFLSNQTPDKGKEDFTLKSTEDSYYQNQKADADSEKQKTPDLMSKSSLDTSFQYTTTAAPGYSSSSAYSYSSSTSGSLSTSRQFGEELGTPAEPLFEFSSFKDEHSPVMDSSSSGGAKDDYLEVSEKQIAATTAAESAFEEVQSFPSLSSAAFAGDENEHTTSLGGVMDQDPQSDCFYTPEWSKLNTAVGYGPSAGPFAQHSDVSKDKEAASAALFGVTSSPRPDIEGKHYFEETDSSEEEDEEAYMREMTRRSPSGGLAGSPSFSDKPVAPAACEKTDGGLPNVLGSDVPSTVNGPAEVNASAGAAAGGASSGPAKAEPREGAAAYRSSFEWESKSQMAMVPGDSPPHHRHEDEFEEECEMEPEHPARPLSLSSTDQPFRSPFYAEERSRGAQDDDDGDTDAAGDVPTGAASSYASRSSPGYSSSESRQPKQDLSPSFMNPCMRQLSSDEDEEERERRSDQSQEADGLDLPVKTRAHELPHRPSGALQLAGGTSAGLVLATEDTPPTSISESLGSQSDSDAPPGTEEFPLATGEGNMDSDEDADYMPIDKLSAPGGGSHHSSKRSNDPPPAPRTDPSPQPPCPDVCMVDPDALDNGLTVKKEPKAKGLKKTSGKTKSGSPARRKRSPMPVKQMASPRSASLKKKEADKRSRTSRLSDGQGSRDDELSRSSYNPGKTSTNGVKSGSGSQKTGPAGAPGLPIYVDLAYIPNHCNAKNVDQEFFKRVRSAYYVVTGNDEASGEPGRGVLDALLDGKAQWGSNLQPTLSLPHPITLSHSPLPRDIS is encoded by the exons ATGGACGGAGTCACGGAGTTCACCGAGTACGTCTCGGAGACGGTCGATGTGCCGTCATCCTTTGACCTCCTGGAGCCCCCGACCTCTGGAGGTTTTCTGAAGCTGTCCAAACCCTGCTGCTACATCTTCCCCGGGGGCCGAGGGGACTCCGCTCTGTTCGCCGTCAACGGATTCAACATCCTGGTGGATGGAGGGTCCGATCGGAAGTCTTGCTTTTGGAAGCTGGTTCGCCACCTGGACCGGATCGACTCCGTTCTGCTCACCCACATCGGCGCAGACAACCTCCCAGGCATCAACGGGTTGTTCCAGAGGAAGGTTGCGGAGCAAGAAGAGGCGCGCAACCAAGGAAGTGGGTCCAGTAGCCTGATCTCTCCTGAGCTCGGGATTGTGTTTTTTAACATCCCAGAGAAGCTTCGAATGCCCGAGTCCACGTTGAAAGTGAAGCGCAGCATTGAGGAAGCATCTCTTACCTTGCAGTACCTCAACAAGCTCGGTATCACACCGGAGCCTCTTCACAGGGTGGTGGGCAACACTATTGAACCCATCACACTATTCCATAAACTTGGCGTGGGAAAGTTAGACATGTATGTCTTAAACCCTGTAAAGGAGAGCAAAGAGATGCAGTTTCTCATGCAGAAATGGGCTGGGAACAGCAAAGCCAAGACGGGGATTACGATGGCCAatggaaaagaaggagaaatatCGGTCCCCTATTTGACATCAGTTACCGCTCTTATTGTTTGGATTCCTCACCGTCCAACAGAAAGGATAGTTAGGGTGCTCTTCCCTGGAAATGCACCGCAGAATAAAATCTTCGAGGGCCTTGAGAAACTGAAACACCTCGACTTCCTGCGATACCCTGTGGCTACCCAAAAAGAAATGTCATCCGGTGCACCTCCTCCCGTTATCAAACAGACCAAAATGAGATCAAGAACTGACAGCAAAGAGAGTCTCAAGTCCTCACCGAAACCCCACTCTAAAACCACAAAGAAAGAAGCCGGCGGGCAGGAGGAAGAGTCCAAGAGTGAAATCACCAAAGAGAATAAAGTggaaaagaaggaagagaagaaattcAAAAGTCTAAAAGCCACCAAGCAACAGAAAAACATTGAGGTGGCCCCCGTGGCAGCCaagacagagaaaaagaaaatacccAAGGAAAAAACTGCCAAGAATGAGAAGGTGTCCAAGAtggatgaaaagaaagacaaagagaaaaaagaaatcaagAAAGAGAAACATGAAGTAAAGAAGGATGACAAtataagaaaagaagagaaaaaggaaagtAAAAAGAAGGACCCGAGTAAACCGGAGCTGAGAAAAATCACTAAACCTGACCTGAAGCCACTCACCCCTGAAGTGAGGAAAACTCTGCATAAGGCGAAGACTCAGGCTAAGCCCAAGATGGACAAAAACAAAGCCGTGAAAGAGGAAGCGCATGAGAAAAAGCCAGTCCAGAACATCCCCCAGGAGATCGCAGCAGCAGCGTTGGCTGACAGGTCCATCGTGTCCTCCCCAGAGGACCTCACTGAGGACTTTAAGGCTCTGAAGCTAGAAGAGATGTCCAAAGTGAAGCCTGAGCCGATCCAGAATGACGTAGTGTTTGGTCATTCACTGCACACGGAAACCAAAGTCCCGTCTTTAGTTTTCCATGATGAGAAAGTCTCAGCACCAGCGACTGATGCAAAATCGTCTTCGCCCAAATCCCCCGTCGAGCCGATAAAAGACGACAAATACAAACATGATGCGGTGCGTGTTGCAGCCGCTGAAAAGGAAGAAGCGAGCAATGGCTTTGACAAGAAGTACGAAGAGGAGAAAATGGAGAAATATGACGAATACCTTGCAGAGGACGACGTAAGGGACAGATCGAAGAAGAGCGaaagctcagaggaggagggtgacgTCATTGAAAAAGCTGACCTCGAGGGAACAGAAGACGACGAGTTCCCGAAATATAAAACGGAGGAGGCGAAAAGGGAGAAAACTGGAAAGGAATGGGACACCAAGCCGGCTGACGTCAAACCTCCGTCAGCCACAGCCCCGTGTGGCCAAGCAGCAGCCTCCGTCTCGGAGCAGTTCTCCTTCATCCAGGACGAAACCATCCCCGGCTACTCCGAGACCGAACACACCATCTCTGACGAGGACATCCACGAGGAACCGGAGGACAGGATCCCGCAGCTGCACTACGACGTGGCCTCCTACGAAATCTCTGTCCCCGACGTCCCCGGTACCTTTGACTCCATGCACGGCATAAAAGAGATGAAGTGCCCCGGCCTGGCCGACGTCAAACCCAGAGCCTTCGCGGGAGGTCACGAGCATGAACTCGCACATTACCCCTCCGTCCTCGCCGCTCCTCTTGCGGAGGAGGAGCACATCTCCTCGGCGACTTCCATCACAGAATATGACAAACTGTCGTCCGTTGCCACGTCTGTAGCCGAGGACCAGTCGATAGCCTCTGTGACGGCGGCTCAGACCGAGGAGGCCGGGAAGAACTCTCTCCTGCTGGACACCATCAACAGTCTTCCCTCGCGGGCCGAGGCCGCCCAGGGGAAGGACTATCTCCACTCGGCGGGAACCATTTCGCCCACTTCTTCTCTGGAGGACGACAAGTGCTTCAAGTCTCCCTCCTCGGATGAGTACCAGCCCATCATTCCTGAGATGGAGGGTGATGCAAAGATCAAACTGGTCCACGAGGAagacgacgaggacgaggaggacgaggatgaggacCAGACTCCGAACGTCGACTTCCCTCTGGGTAAACTGCAAGAGGGCTACGAACATGCGGCCTTCATGATGCTCCAGGAGAAGCAAAAATCTCCCTCTGacactttttctcctcctcctcctctcttttctacCTTGCAGTACTCTCCCACACAGGCTGTCAAAGAAAACCAATCCCTCTTTAGCTCAGAGGAGTTTAAGACCGATATAAAGCCGATTTCACCCCCTCCGCCTTTCTCCCCTAGGTTAGAATTAGACTTCCACCTCAGGCAGGAGAGTGAGGAAAGATGTCTAAGTCCAGATGACAGCACCATGAAACTGGCCTCACCCACACAGTCTGTCCCGACAAGCAGTGGCTACTCTCCGACAGAAGAGAAACCCTTTAAGATAGAAGACAAAGATGAAGCAGACAAATCAGCCAATGACAGCACCGCCTTTATCGGGGACAAGACAGCGTCTGAGGAGTCCGAAGAATCCAGTGAAGACAACGAGGAGGAAGATGACTCTTACACCAAAAAGGACCTACAGCCCACTGTTAAGGCCAAGCTTATGGAGGCAAAAGAAGGGTGCTTCCTGGACGACGACTTCGCCTCTGAGGCAAAATCTACAAAGGTCGAAACAGAAGTCAAGAGCTCGGACAAGACGCAGGTGTCTTTCGGCACAGAGAAACCGCAGTCTGAAGAGATGTACtcggatgaagatgaagaagatgaacaaGATGATGATTTCCAAAGTGGGGAAGGCTCCCATAAGCCCTCCTCAACAGATCAGAGTAAAGTAGACTTAGACAAAGAAAGCGAAGAGGAGATCGATGACGCTTTAATGGAGCAAGATAAAAGTGTTCATTTCAGCCTCTACAATTACCCGGAGAAGGAGGGCAAGGAAAAGGCCCTGTACATAAGACAGGACACGCCCTACGTGCATGGCAAAACATTCTCTTACGCTGACATATACGGCTCAGAGGACTCTGATTCGTATCGCCAGGAGTCTTTCGATAAAGCGGAGAAGGACTCTGCAAAAGGGGAAGTGGATTCGCAGAAACCAGAGCCCACCCCGGCTCCGGTAGCAACCACGGACAAGATGTCAGAGAAGGAAGGATCGACTGTCTCTTCCGGAAAAGAGTCCCCAGTCTCACCGTGGCTCGACTCAAAGAGCACTTCTGCTATCcctccatatgaagaggtccAAAGAGAGGAGGCATTCGGATACGACGCAGGTAGCCGATTCCCTTCGGTGGCTGACAGACCCGAGGCCTCGTCCACTTCTTTGTCGCCTGACGATTCTTTGAGAAGCCAGACCGACGGCACGAAGCCCCAGAAGTACTCCTCGACGACACTGTttgacgccgccgccgcaggcTACAACAATAAGGGAGGGTGTTTGGAGGTAGACATGCGAAAACTGACAGCcagggacgaggaggacgacgacgacgatgttgtcgatgaagacgatgaggacgaggaagatgaggaggacgaagacgacgacgacgactacGGCGGGGTCGCGGTTGATTCTCATATGGAGAAAGGCGCCGAAGAGAAGTCTGAGAAGGAAGTAAAAAGTCCAATCAGTGAAATGTTTGGCTCAAAGAGGCCTGAATTTATGGTTTCCATGGCTGGATACGGCTACAACAGCCAGGGGTTGCCAAGCAACTCCAGCTCACTCGCAAAGACTGAACACGAAGCAAAGACTGACTCTTCATCCCTCGGTGGAAAGCCAACAGATTTAGGAGCTACGGGTTTCTCTGGCTACTCCTCAGGGTTTGAGTACTCGTATGGGAGTGGAGAGAAAGACTTGTTTTTATCAAATCAGACCCCAGATAAAGGCAAAGAGGATTTCACTTTGAAATCAACAGAGGACAGTTATTACCAGAATCAAAAAGCTGATGCTGATTCTGAGAAACAGAAAACACCAGACCTTATGAGTAAGTCCTCACTGGACACAAGCTTTCAGTACACGACCACCGCCGCCCCTGGCTACTCCTCCTCTTCGGCTTATAGTTACTCCTCGTCCACCTCGGGCTCCCTCTCCACCAGCCGTCAGTTCGGAGAGGAGCTGGGGACGCCCGCCGAGCCTCTCTTTGAGTTCTCCTCCTTTAAAGATGAACACTCGCCGGTCAtggactcttcctcctctggcgGCGCCAAAGATGACTATCTGGAAGTGTCTGAGAAACAGATCGCGGCTACAACCGCGGCCGAGTCCGCCTTCGAGGAGGTCCAGTCCTTCCCCTCGCTCTCGTCCGCCGCCTTTGCCGGAGACGAGAACGAGCATACGACCTCATTGGGTGGAGTCATGGACCAAGACCCTCAATCAGACTGCTTCTATACGCCTGAATGGTCCAAGCTGAACACGGCTGTTGGGTACGGGCCCTCAGCGGGACCGTTTGCTCAACATTCAGACGTCTCCAAAGACAAAGAGGCGGCCAGTGCCGCTCTGTTTGGTGTCACTTCTTCACCGCGCCCTGACATCGAAGGCAAGCATTACTTTGAGGAGACGGACAGcagcgaggaagaggacgaggaggcttACATGCGTGAGATGACTCGCAGGTCGCCTTCCGGCGGCCTTGCTGGGAGCCCCTCCTTTTCTGACAAGCCTGTTGCCCCAGCGGCCTGTGAAAAGACAGACGGTGGCCTCCCCAATGTTCTCGGCTCCGACGTGCCCTCGACCGTCAACGGCCCCGCGGAGGTCAACGCGAGCGCCGGTGCGGCAGCCGGCGGTGCGTCTTCAGGCCCGGCCAAGGCGGAGCCCAGAGAGGGAGCAGCAGCGTACAGGAGCTCTTTCGAGTGGGAGTCAAAGTCCCAGATGGCGATGGTGCCCGGAGACTCCCCTCCTCACCACCGTCACGAAGACGAGTTCGAAGAGGAGTGTGAGATGGAGCCAGAGCACCCGGCCCGcccgctgtctctctcctccaccgaTCAGCCGTTTCGCTCCCCGTTCTACGCCGAGGAGCGCAGCCGAGGAGCGCAGGACGACGACGACGGCGACACGGACGCTGCCGGCGACGTGCCCACGGGAGCCGCCTCCTCTTACGCCAGTCGCAGCTCTCCTGGGTACTCCTCCTCCGAGAGCAGGCAGCCCAAACAGGACCTCTCGCCATCCTTCATGAACCCGTGCATGCGGCAGTTGTCCagcgacgaggacgaggaggagcgcGAACGCAGAAGCGATCAATCGCAAGAGGCCGACGGACTCGACCTGCCGGTCAAGACGAGGGCTCACGAGCTACCGCATCGCCCCAGCGGCGCTCTGCAGTTGGCCGGCGGCACGTCGGCGGGGCTGGTTCTGGCCACGGAGGACACAccgcccacctccatcagcgagTCTTTGGGCTCCCAGTCGGACTCCGATGCCCCTCCGGGCACCGAGGAGTTCCCTTTGGCCACCGGCGAAGGCAACATGGACTCGGATGAGGATGCAGACTACATGCCCATTGATAAACTATCTGCCCCGGGAGGAGGCAGCCATCATTCCTCTAAGAGGAGCAAcgaccctcctcctgctccccgcACGGACCCCTCCCCTCAGCCGCCATGCCCGGACGTTTGCATGGTGGACCCCGACGCTCTGGATAACGGCTTAACGGTGAAGAAGGAGCCAAAAGCCAAGGGCTTGAAGAAGACCTCGGGCAAAACCAAGTCGGGCTCCCCGGCCAGGCGCAAGAGGTCGCCCATGCCCGTCAAACAGATGGCGTCTCCTCGCAGCGCCTcgctgaagaagaaggaggccgACAAGAGGTCCCGCACGTCTCGTCTGTCGGACGGTCAGGGATCCAGAGACGACGAGCTCTCCCGGTCGAGCTACAACCCCGGCAAGACGTCGACCAACGGAGTCAAGAGCGGTTCAG GATCCCAGAAGACCGGCCCTGCAGGCGCTCCCGGTCTTCCCATTTATGTGGACTTGGCCTACATTCCCAACCACTGCAACGCCAAGAACGTGGACCAGGAGTTCTTCAAGCGCGTTCGCTCCGCGTACTACGTGGTCACCGGGAACGACGAGGCGAGCGGCGAGCCCGGCCGAGGCGTCCTCGACGCGCTGCTGGACGGGAAAGCTCAGTGGGGATCGAACCTGCAG CCCaccctctcactccctcacccCATCACCCTCTcacactcccccctcccccgggaCATTTCCTGA